A window from Cryptomeria japonica chromosome 1, Sugi_1.0, whole genome shotgun sequence encodes these proteins:
- the LOC131060920 gene encoding beta-galactosidase 1 produces the protein MGCSFWVVALLVIVGVVECSVVYDRKALVINGQRRILMSGDIHYPRSTPEMWPDLIRKAKDGGLDVIQTYVFWNGHEPSPGNYYFEGRFDLVKFVKTVQQEGLYVSLRIGPYVCAEWNFGGFPVWLKFVPGISFRTDNEPFKMAMQSFTKKIVDLMKSEGLFESQGGPIIMAQIENEYKPDEAVFGPAGASYMNWAAQMAVGLGTGVPWVMCKQDDAPDPVINTCNGFYCDNFVPNKPYKPSLWTEAWSGWFTEFGGTTSHRPVEDLAFAVARFIQKGGSFVNYYMYHGGTNFGRTAGGPFITTSYDYDAPIDEYGLLRQPKWGHLKELHKAIKLCEAALVSGDPVVNSLGTYQQSYVYSAGPGNCAAFLANFDANSDATVVFNNRHYHIPAWSVSILPDCTNSVFNTAKVTVQTSQMKMSPVKGFAWESFQEYVASNADSSLTAVGLLEQVNTTRDNTDYLWYTTSVEVGEDEPFIKNGGLSVLSVDSVRDALHVFINGEFAGSQFGSKENPKVRYSSGVKLRVGTNIIALLSMTVGLQNIGPHFESWNTGILGPITLSGFKEGTRDLSIQKWSYQVGLKGESMDLHTIDGHSSVEWMKGVVVPQRQPLTWYKATFDAPAGEDPVGLDLSVMGKGQAWVNGQSIGRYWPSYHVNGVCSDGCNYQGTFRPKKCAENCGQLSQRWYHIPRSWLQPTGNLLVVFEEIGGDISGASLVTRSVNSVCAHMAESHAQSINYWRLESTDRVQKLHIPRLHLQCDAGQQISAIKFASFGTPQGECGSFQQGSCHSPNSYATIQKKCLGQQKCSLNVSHKMFGGDPCPGTLKHVAIEAVCS, from the exons ATGGGGTGCAGTTTTTGGGTTGTGGCTCTGCTTGTAATTGTGGGTGTTGTGGAATGCAGTGTAGTTTATGATCGTAAGGCACTGGTGATTAATGGGCAACGGAGAATTCTCATGTCTGGTGACATTCATTATCCCAGAAGTACCCCTGAG ATGTGGCCAGATCTCATTAGAAAGGCCAAGGATGGAGGACTGGACGTGATTCAGACTTATGTTTTTTGGAATGGGCACGAACCTTCTCCTGGAAAT TACTATTTTGAGGGTAGATTTGATCTGGTGAAGTTTGTGAAGACAGTCCAGCAGGAAGGATTATATGTCAGTCTTCGGATTGGTCCTTATGTCTGTGCCGAATGGAATTTTGG GGGCTTTCCAGTTTGGTTAAAGTTTGTCCCCGGAATCAGCTTCAGGACGGATAACGAGCCTTTCAAG ATGGCAATGCAAAGTTTTACAAAGAAAATTGTGGACTTGATGAAAAGTGAAGGGCTCTTTGAGTCACAAGGTGGACCTATTATTATGGCTCAG ATAGAAAATGAATACAAACCTGATGAAGCGGTGTTTGGGCCTGCTGGGGCCTCATACATGAACTGGGCTGCACAGATGGCTGTGGGATTGGGTACGGGTGTACCCTGGGTTATGTGCAAACAGGACGATGCGCCAGATCCTGTG ATAAACACTTGCAATGGTTTCTACTGTGACAACTTTGTACCTAACAAACCCTACAAGCCATCGTTATGGACTGAGGCATGGAGTGGCTG GTTTACAGAATTTGGGGGTACTACTTCTCACAGGCCAGTCGAAGATCTGGCCTTTGCAGTTGCTCGCTTTATTCAGAAGGGAGGATCCTTTGTGAACTATTATATG TATCATGGTGGAACAAATTTTGGCCGTACTGCAGGGGGGCCTTTTATTACAACTAGTTATGACTATGATGCACCTATAGATGAATATG GGCTTCTTAGGCAACCGAAGTGGGGGCACCTTAAGGAATTACACAAGGCTATAAAGCTCTGTGAGGCTGCTTTAGTTAGTGGTGATCCTGTAGTTAATTCTCTTGGGACTTACCAGCAA TCTTATGTGTATTCTGCAGGGCCTGGAAATTGTGCTGCTTTCCTTGCAAATTTTGATGCCAACTCTGATGCAACAGTTGTTTTCAACAATCGGCACTATCACATCCCAGCTTGGTCTGTTAGCATTCTCCCTGACTGCACAAATTCAGTGTTCAATACTGCCAAG GTCACTGTCCAAACATCTCAAATGAAAATGTCACCCGTCAAGGGATTTGCTTGGGAATCATTCCAGGAATATGTTGCCTCCAATGCAGATAGCTCTCTCACTGCAGTAGGTTTGCTGGAGCAGGTAAACACTACAAGAGATAATACCGACTACCTGTGGTACACTACAAG TGTTGAAGTTGGTGAGGATGAGCCCTTTATAAAGAATGGTGGCCTTTCAGTTCTTTCTGTAGATTCAGTACGTGATGCATTGCATGTTTTCATCAATGGAGAGTTTGCAG GCTCTCAATTTGGAAGTAAGGAAAACCCAAAAGTGAGATATTCATCTGGTGTGAAGCTTAGGGTTGGAACAAACATAATTGCACTCTTGAGTATGACAGTTGGTTTACAG AACATTGGACCCCATTTTGAATCTTGGAATACAGGGATTCTTGGTCCAATTACACTTAGTGGCTTTAAGGAGGGAACACGGGACTTGTCAATACAAAAGTGGTCTTACCAG GTTGGTTTGAAAGGTGAATCGATGGATCTCCATACAATAGATGGGCATTCCTCTGTTGAATGGATGAAAGGAGTAGTTGTCCCTCAGAGACAGCCACTAACATGGTACAAG GCAACATTTGATGCACCAGCTGGTGAAGATCCAGTAGGATTGGATTTGAGCGTGATGGGGAAAGGCCAAGCTTGGGTAAATGGTCAGAGTATTGGACGGTACTGGCCTTCTTATCATGTCAATGGTGTCTGCTCAGATGGATGCAACTATCAAGGAACCTTCCGTCCAAAGAAATGTGCTGAAAATTGTGGCCAGCTTTCTCAACGCTG GTATCATATTCCTCGATCCTGGCTGCAACCAACTGGAAATCTGTTGGTGGTTTTTGAAGAAATAGGAGGTGACATTTCAGGGGCTTCACTTGTCACAAGATCTGTAAACAGCGTTTGTGCTCATATGGCTGAATCACATGCTCAATCTATTAATTATTGGCGCCTTGAGAGTACTGACAGAGTGCAGAAATTACACATACCAAGACTTCATCTCCAGTGTGATGCAGGACAACAAATATCTGCCATTAAGTTTGCAAGTTTTGGAACTCCCCAGGGAGAATGTGGAAGTTTCCAGCAAGGGTCTTGCCATTCTCCAAATTCATATGCAACAATACAGAAG